A part of Kiritimatiellia bacterium genomic DNA contains:
- a CDS encoding adenylate kinase produces the protein MKAILLLGAPGAGKGTVAARLAATTPYRHVSTGDMLREAVKAGTPVGLEARAYMERGDLVPDDVILRIVRERIEREGTSAAYMFDGFPRTRAQADGLDALLAGFGAKLNGVFLLAVPREVLISRIAGRRVCRQCGAVYHVVNLPTRVAGVCDRCGGSTYQRPDDNEATVANRLDVYERQTRELIDLYRARGILYEVDATGTPEATRDRIAQVLAAWP, from the coding sequence ATGAAGGCAATTCTGCTGCTGGGGGCGCCGGGTGCGGGGAAGGGGACGGTCGCGGCGCGGCTGGCCGCGACGACGCCGTATCGACATGTGTCGACCGGCGACATGTTGCGCGAGGCGGTGAAGGCCGGGACGCCGGTCGGGTTGGAGGCGCGCGCCTACATGGAGCGCGGGGACCTGGTGCCGGACGATGTGATTCTGCGCATCGTTCGGGAGCGGATCGAGCGGGAGGGAACGTCGGCCGCATACATGTTCGACGGTTTTCCGCGGACCCGCGCGCAGGCGGACGGACTGGATGCGCTGCTGGCGGGGTTTGGGGCGAAGCTCAACGGGGTATTTTTGCTTGCGGTACCGCGAGAGGTGCTGATCTCGAGGATTGCGGGGCGACGCGTCTGCCGGCAGTGCGGCGCGGTGTATCACGTGGTGAACCTGCCCACGCGGGTGGCGGGGGTGTGCGACCGCTGCGGTGGGTCGACCTATCAGCGCCCGGACGACAACGAGGCGACGGTCGCGAACCGGCTGGACGTCTACGAGCGACAGACGCGCGAGCTCATCGATCTGTATCGCGCGCGCGGCATTCTATACGAGGTGGACGCGACCGGCACGCCGGAGGCGACGCGCGATCGGATCGCGCAGGTGCTGGCGGCGTGGCCGTGA
- the map gene encoding type I methionyl aminopeptidase, which produces MSIPIKSETELERMRASGRAAARVLAAVLARVAPGVTTGELDEVAREALEREGAQSAFLGYRGFPARICVSINDEVVHGIPGRRRIAAGDVVSVDCGVVLDGWYGDVARTVVVGSAEPEAWRLVSVAEAALAAATAAAVEGRRLGDVCAAIQQTVEAAGYSVVRDYVGHGIGRSLHEEPQIPNFGRPGTGPVLRAGMTLAIEPMVNERGSPVRVDPDGWTVRTCDGGRAAHVENTVAVGRAVAEVLTDLGDGS; this is translated from the coding sequence GTGAGCATTCCGATCAAGAGCGAGACCGAGCTGGAGCGGATGCGTGCGAGCGGCCGGGCGGCGGCGCGGGTGTTGGCGGCGGTGTTGGCCCGCGTGGCGCCGGGGGTGACGACGGGCGAGCTGGATGAGGTGGCCCGGGAGGCGCTCGAGCGGGAGGGTGCGCAGAGCGCGTTTCTGGGCTACCGGGGGTTTCCGGCGCGCATTTGTGTCTCGATCAACGACGAGGTGGTGCACGGGATCCCCGGTCGGCGCCGCATCGCGGCGGGCGATGTGGTGAGCGTGGACTGCGGGGTGGTGTTGGACGGGTGGTACGGAGACGTGGCACGGACGGTGGTGGTGGGCTCCGCGGAGCCGGAGGCGTGGCGACTGGTGAGCGTCGCGGAGGCAGCGCTGGCGGCGGCGACGGCGGCCGCGGTCGAGGGACGGCGTCTCGGCGACGTGTGCGCGGCGATCCAGCAGACGGTGGAGGCGGCAGGATATTCGGTGGTGCGGGACTATGTGGGCCACGGCATCGGCCGATCGCTGCACGAGGAACCGCAGATTCCGAACTTCGGGCGGCCGGGCACGGGTCCGGTGTTGCGGGCCGGAATGACGCTGGCGATCGAACCGATGGTGAACGAGCGGGGCTCGCCGGTGCGGGTGGATCCGGACGGCTGGACGGTGCGGACCTGCGACGGCGGCCGTGCGGCGCACGTGGAGAACACGGTTGCGGTGGGGCGAGCTGTCGCGGAAGTGCTGACGGATCTGGGCGATGGATCGTGA
- the infA gene encoding translation initiation factor IF-1 (stimulates the activities of the other two initiation factors, IF-2 and IF-3): MDRDWFVLDAVVVDVISSKAFRARLRNGHEFVAFFACAADVRPLAVGDRITVEMSPCDMSKGRIRPLDEVMRR; this comes from the coding sequence ATGGATCGTGACTGGTTTGTGCTGGACGCGGTGGTTGTGGATGTGATATCATCTAAAGCTTTTCGGGCGCGGCTGCGAAACGGCCACGAGTTCGTCGCGTTCTTTGCATGTGCGGCGGACGTGCGCCCGTTGGCGGTGGGTGATCGGATCACAGTGGAGATGTCGCCCTGTGACATGAGCAAGGGGCGCATCCGACCGCTGGACGAGGTGATGCGGAGATGA
- the rpmJ gene encoding 50S ribosomal protein L36, with protein sequence MKVRSSVRRICERCKVVRRRGVVRVICTNPRHKQRQG encoded by the coding sequence ATGAAAGTGCGCAGCTCGGTGCGTCGAATTTGCGAGCGGTGCAAGGTGGTGCGCCGCCGCGGAGTTGTGCGGGTGATCTGCACGAACCCGCGGCACAAGCAGCGTCAGGGCTGA
- the rpsM gene encoding 30S ribosomal protein S13, whose protein sequence is MPRVMGVDIPGRKRIEYALRYIYGIGLSRAREVCQKAGVDVAKRADDLTDQEITRISEVLQGYRIEGDLRRDVQQNIRRLISINAYRGIRHRRGLPVRGQRTKTNARTRKGPRKTVGAVRGKEARAAVKAAKG, encoded by the coding sequence ATGCCGCGAGTGATGGGCGTGGACATCCCGGGGCGCAAGCGGATCGAGTACGCGCTACGGTACATTTACGGAATTGGATTGAGCCGGGCCCGCGAGGTTTGTCAGAAGGCCGGCGTTGACGTCGCGAAGCGGGCGGACGATTTGACCGATCAGGAGATCACGCGGATTTCCGAGGTGCTGCAGGGGTACCGCATCGAGGGCGATCTGCGGCGTGACGTGCAGCAAAACATCCGCCGCCTGATCAGCATCAACGCCTATCGCGGCATCCGACACCGGCGCGGATTGCCGGTGCGCGGGCAGCGGACGAAGACCAACGCGCGGACGCGCAAGGGGCCGCGGAAGACGGTGGGTGCGGTGCGCGGCAAAGAGGCGCGAGCGGCGGTGAAGGCGGCGAAAGGGTAA
- the rpsK gene encoding 30S ribosomal protein S11 yields the protein MNGASEPVAPETGAGTADAAAKPVRKARGKGARHCPVGIVHIRATFNNTCVTITDPKGNVIAWSTAGRCGFKGSRKSTAYAATVVAQEAARAAMANAGMREVEICVQGPGAGRESAIRAVQAAGLQVTAIRDVTPIPHNGCRPPKRRRV from the coding sequence ATGAACGGGGCATCCGAGCCCGTGGCGCCGGAGACGGGTGCGGGGACGGCAGACGCAGCGGCGAAGCCTGTGCGGAAGGCGCGCGGGAAGGGGGCGCGCCACTGCCCGGTGGGGATCGTGCACATCCGGGCGACCTTCAACAACACCTGTGTCACGATCACGGATCCGAAGGGGAATGTGATCGCCTGGAGCACGGCCGGCCGGTGCGGATTCAAGGGATCGCGGAAGAGCACCGCGTATGCGGCCACGGTGGTCGCGCAGGAGGCGGCGCGGGCGGCGATGGCGAACGCGGGCATGCGGGAGGTAGAGATCTGCGTGCAGGGTCCCGGCGCCGGGCGGGAGTCGGCGATTCGGGCGGTGCAGGCGGCGGGACTGCAGGTGACCGCGATCCGGGACGTGACGCCGATTCCGCATAATGGCTGCCGGCCGCCGAAGCGGCGGCGCGTCTGA
- the rpsD gene encoding 30S ribosomal protein S4, producing MGRYIGPACRLCRREGMKLFLKGTRCYLAKCAIDKERNPPGQHGARRRKLSDYGEQLRAKQRLRRIYGMQEEQFRVFFEKALKRRGVTGERLLQMLELRLDTVVWRLGFAVSQRAARQMVLHGHIEVNGRKVDIPSCQLRPGDQVQVRGREASRQLATASLEQIASVRKSDEVVPWLALHREELRGEVRYVPSRDEIQPIVNEQQVVELYSK from the coding sequence ATGGGCAGATACATCGGACCTGCGTGCCGGCTGTGCCGCCGCGAGGGGATGAAGTTGTTTTTGAAGGGCACCCGGTGCTACTTGGCGAAGTGCGCGATCGACAAGGAGCGCAACCCGCCGGGGCAGCATGGGGCTCGACGGCGTAAGCTCTCGGACTACGGAGAGCAGCTTCGGGCGAAACAGCGTCTTCGCCGGATCTACGGGATGCAGGAGGAGCAGTTCCGGGTGTTTTTCGAGAAGGCGTTGAAGCGGCGCGGTGTCACGGGAGAGCGGTTGCTGCAGATGCTCGAGCTGCGGCTGGACACGGTGGTGTGGCGGCTGGGCTTTGCGGTGTCGCAGCGGGCGGCGCGGCAGATGGTGCTGCACGGCCACATCGAGGTGAATGGCCGGAAGGTAGACATCCCCTCCTGTCAGCTCCGGCCGGGCGACCAGGTGCAGGTTCGTGGTCGGGAGGCCAGCCGGCAGCTGGCGACAGCAAGCCTCGAGCAGATCGCGAGCGTCCGCAAGAGCGACGAGGTCGTGCCGTGGCTGGCGCTGCATCGCGAGGAGCTGCGGGGTGAAGTGCGGTATGTGCCGAGCCGGGATGAAATCCAGCCGATCGTGAACGAGCAGCAGGTTGTGGAGTTGTATTCGAAATGA
- a CDS encoding DNA-directed RNA polymerase subunit alpha, with protein MPIRVARFEMPKAVAAVESDPSQHYAKYVAEPFEAGYGRTLGNSLRRVLLSSIEGAAISSVRIEGAMHEFCSLPGVVEDVTDIVLNLKGVRLKMFAREPRKIRLRKKGPGEVTAGDIEGDAMIEVLNREHHIATLAPDGVLDMEMEVCIGRGYRPAEWNKKPDQDIGVIPIDCLFSPVRRVKYTVENCRVGRRTDYDRLVLEIWTDGRVEPDEALTISASILRHHLDVFVHYDRDFIQFDTTERQVDAQREELRRKLAMSINDIELSVRAVNCLNNANILTVGELVQKSEAELLKFRNFGKKSLNEIKQRLQELGLSLGMTFEADLLPSEADRAAAAEKGRAVGVRSEKKS; from the coding sequence ATGCCGATCCGAGTGGCGAGATTCGAAATGCCGAAGGCGGTTGCCGCCGTCGAGAGCGATCCGTCTCAGCATTATGCAAAGTATGTGGCGGAGCCGTTTGAGGCCGGTTACGGCCGGACGCTGGGCAACTCGTTGCGCCGGGTGTTGCTGTCCTCAATTGAGGGCGCGGCGATTTCATCCGTCCGCATTGAGGGTGCGATGCACGAGTTCTGCAGCCTTCCGGGTGTGGTCGAGGACGTGACCGACATCGTGCTGAACTTGAAAGGCGTGCGGTTGAAGATGTTCGCGCGCGAACCTCGCAAGATCCGGCTCCGGAAGAAGGGCCCTGGCGAGGTGACCGCCGGCGACATCGAGGGCGATGCGATGATTGAGGTGCTCAACCGTGAGCACCACATTGCGACCCTTGCGCCGGACGGCGTACTGGACATGGAGATGGAGGTGTGCATCGGGCGGGGGTACCGGCCGGCGGAGTGGAACAAGAAGCCGGACCAGGACATCGGCGTGATCCCGATCGACTGTCTCTTCTCGCCGGTTCGACGTGTGAAGTACACGGTCGAGAACTGTCGCGTGGGGCGCCGGACCGACTATGACCGCCTCGTGCTCGAGATCTGGACGGACGGGCGCGTGGAGCCGGACGAGGCGCTGACGATCAGCGCATCCATTTTGCGACATCACCTGGATGTCTTTGTGCACTACGACCGCGACTTCATCCAGTTTGATACCACGGAGCGGCAGGTGGATGCGCAGCGCGAGGAGCTGCGGCGCAAGCTCGCGATGAGCATTAACGACATTGAGCTGAGCGTGCGCGCGGTGAACTGTCTCAACAATGCGAACATTCTGACGGTCGGCGAGCTGGTGCAGAAGAGCGAGGCGGAGCTGCTCAAGTTCCGCAACTTTGGCAAGAAATCGTTGAACGAGATCAAGCAGCGGTTGCAGGAGCTCGGCCTCTCGCTCGGCATGACGTTCGAGGCCGATCTGTTGCCGAGCGAGGCCGACCGTGCCGCGGCGGCGGAAAAGGGCCGGGCGGTCGGCGTCCGGTCGGAGAAGAAGAGTTAG
- the rplQ gene encoding 50S ribosomal protein L17, with the protein MRHRKTTIKLGRTTAHRNALLASLVCSLILHGRIRTTLAKAKAARRLAERSVTWGRAGTLAARRRALAVLRQKRAVSRLFKEIAPAMSDRNGGYTRITRLPGRRRDSSTMAVLEWVRPIGEAAREASAATAG; encoded by the coding sequence ATGCGCCATCGCAAGACGACCATCAAGCTGGGGCGGACGACCGCGCACCGCAACGCGTTGCTGGCGTCGCTGGTGTGCAGCCTGATTTTGCATGGCCGAATCCGCACGACGCTGGCGAAGGCGAAAGCGGCCCGCCGGCTTGCGGAGAGGTCTGTCACCTGGGGGCGCGCGGGGACGCTGGCGGCGCGGCGGCGGGCGTTGGCGGTGCTGCGCCAAAAGCGGGCGGTCAGTCGGCTGTTCAAGGAGATTGCGCCGGCGATGAGCGATCGCAACGGCGGCTATACCCGCATTACCCGGCTTCCCGGCCGCCGGCGAGACAGCTCAACGATGGCGGTACTGGAATGGGTTCGGCCAATCGGCGAGGCTGCCCGAGAGGCTTCCGCCGCGACGGCCGGCTGA
- a CDS encoding LptF/LptG family permease, whose product MKLLDRYLLRRFFAPLVVCCAAFTMVYVVFDLFNNLSDFLQGRASLPSLLLYYLLLIPASLNYIVPVSMVLATLWSLSQLTRHNEITAMRACGLSLVRLMLPLMVIGLVASGVVLAVNETMGSEAAYRTRQFVRVQGRSDADEAHIAGPLPYHNPTERRSWLIGRFDTLTHQMQNIQVVQQSAAGRDIWKAFADEAVWTGGAWWFYNVRLQYYDANGHPLGPPRILPLRPMTEFTETPREFLNEIKDPEFLTAAELVRFIRTHPQLDARAVQRLRVTLHSRLALPWGCLIAVLFGIPFGTTTARKGAFRGIVLCLALFFSSWAMVSLGLWAGKMGLIPAWVGGWGPTLLYLAIGLRLALRDR is encoded by the coding sequence GTGAAGCTGCTGGATCGATATCTTCTGCGTCGGTTCTTTGCGCCGCTCGTGGTCTGCTGCGCAGCGTTCACGATGGTTTATGTCGTCTTTGACCTCTTCAACAACCTCTCAGACTTTCTTCAAGGCCGCGCATCGCTGCCCAGCCTCCTCCTCTACTATCTGCTGCTCATCCCCGCCTCGCTGAACTACATCGTGCCGGTCTCAATGGTGCTGGCGACTCTCTGGTCGCTCTCCCAGCTCACCCGTCACAATGAGATCACCGCGATGCGCGCCTGTGGTCTGAGCCTCGTGCGGTTGATGCTACCGCTGATGGTGATCGGGCTGGTGGCCAGTGGCGTCGTTCTGGCGGTCAATGAGACGATGGGCTCCGAGGCCGCGTATCGCACCCGACAGTTTGTCCGGGTCCAAGGCCGGTCCGACGCAGACGAGGCGCACATCGCTGGACCGCTGCCCTACCACAACCCCACCGAGCGCCGGTCCTGGCTGATCGGACGCTTCGATACCCTCACGCACCAGATGCAGAACATTCAGGTGGTTCAGCAGTCCGCCGCCGGCCGCGACATCTGGAAGGCGTTCGCGGACGAGGCTGTATGGACCGGCGGGGCGTGGTGGTTCTACAACGTCCGCCTCCAATACTACGACGCGAACGGCCATCCGCTCGGGCCGCCGCGGATTCTCCCCCTCCGACCGATGACCGAATTCACCGAAACCCCCCGCGAGTTCCTCAACGAGATCAAAGACCCGGAATTCCTGACCGCCGCGGAGCTGGTCCGGTTCATCCGCACACACCCCCAGTTGGACGCCCGTGCAGTTCAACGGCTGCGTGTCACGCTGCACAGCCGGCTGGCCCTGCCCTGGGGATGCCTGATCGCCGTACTGTTTGGAATCCCATTTGGCACCACCACTGCGCGCAAGGGTGCGTTCCGCGGCATCGTGTTGTGCCTGGCGCTGTTCTTCTCCTCCTGGGCGATGGTCAGTTTGGGACTGTGGGCCGGCAAAATGGGCTTGATACCCGCATGGGTGGGCGGGTGGGGCCCGACGCTGCTCTATCTGGCGATCGGCTTACGCCTGGCACTGCGCGATCGGTGA
- a CDS encoding tetratricopeptide repeat protein, with translation MGGTALVLLACVMCPGLFPGEPAETIAVIGGRGPLPSLTHPLWESVVRIAQRLPFPLFIRTLNGFNVVVGAAAAALLFHLAAMFRTSTAACPPPQTAPDDSSDKESPAPPLDTPQLAHVPAILAVLLGAGSFPFLFIATRCHPAALTTVLWLGGVGLAAAYGRSGKRRRLYAAAALLGLASAESPGTWFLWPVLLPWLTLLLLAHRDLVLPFMPDASRGHLAIRVPLIAGAILLGALLAPWVVRAAIFQREAAAAWADAESFGPALREVLRAQLRAVRTAIPPVGWLLPALCVGLPGALVVAAFAGERPERRGPAAASLLLVSAVAVSVAFDAPFAPWPIFQASPLLVVPYGVMALWTAAAAAGLIRLFLHDLDRRDLPGPLARLDLTPARRRKAAVAYTAAMVLSFGAAAGRHLRQVALCDSTPFDQFASNVLEELEGSERVVLASPLEPLLTVRARSERPDLRFLNVQLGRHPVYLRYVADIFADDPRARGLAPAGLDALLADWFVRDPSVTGRVVTLDLPELWRLGGWTALPARLSYRGVAALDASTLAARWAGFPAWTSQLAAAFARLDRLPRAFEPYAVWLRRHSSRLLNDFGFMLEEIGRSAEALTAFDAAAALDAEQFSARHNRARLARDLGHPSAERAQQDLERWLAQRPAFDRVAAARWNGLIRDPNLQYRRSALAARSGLLDFALSDLIDLRHESDAPAVQLAMAAVLEGRGNVAQSRALFQQLAEQHPDRIELQLAAGLAALNAGDVTSAVAVAHSLRNRQPPTLPVYEALLAAMTGDVATARGILTRRLADSPDDRAAHIANGFVAAKAGDIAALRRTVDSLRSRNLRIPWLETVLADALAGEGRTAEAREIIEQVVARHPAFGPAWDVLLALDVAERRSDRAREHAARLLRLRPGHPRANHIWASLLIAEGRWEDAAAALEVARRSAPDDAAILNDLAWCRLHLGDTGRALDLATRAVALEPNSAVHLDTLARALLAAGQTNRAAEVVHRALRIAPDDAELRALATQLRTVESPR, from the coding sequence GTGGGCGGCACTGCACTGGTGTTGTTGGCCTGCGTGATGTGTCCCGGACTGTTCCCCGGTGAACCGGCGGAGACCATCGCCGTGATCGGCGGACGGGGACCGCTGCCATCACTCACGCACCCGCTGTGGGAAAGCGTCGTCCGGATCGCCCAGCGTCTCCCTTTCCCACTCTTCATTCGCACACTGAACGGATTCAACGTCGTGGTCGGAGCCGCCGCCGCCGCGCTGTTGTTCCACCTCGCCGCGATGTTTCGAACCAGCACCGCGGCATGCCCGCCTCCCCAGACCGCTCCGGACGACTCCAGCGACAAAGAATCCCCCGCTCCGCCGCTGGACACGCCACAACTGGCACATGTGCCGGCCATCCTGGCGGTGCTGTTGGGAGCCGGATCGTTTCCCTTTCTGTTTATTGCCACTCGTTGTCACCCCGCCGCGTTAACCACAGTGCTCTGGCTGGGAGGTGTGGGTCTGGCGGCCGCCTACGGCCGCAGCGGGAAACGCCGGCGACTGTACGCGGCCGCCGCGCTGCTCGGATTGGCCTCCGCTGAATCCCCCGGCACATGGTTCCTGTGGCCGGTGCTCCTCCCGTGGCTGACGCTGCTTCTGCTCGCCCATCGGGATCTCGTGCTGCCGTTCATGCCGGATGCGTCCCGGGGCCACCTCGCCATCCGCGTGCCGCTGATCGCGGGCGCCATCCTGCTGGGCGCATTGCTGGCGCCCTGGGTCGTTCGCGCCGCAATTTTCCAGCGCGAAGCCGCTGCAGCTTGGGCGGACGCCGAATCGTTCGGCCCCGCGTTGCGGGAAGTGTTGCGGGCTCAACTCCGTGCGGTACGGACCGCGATCCCCCCGGTCGGCTGGCTGCTACCGGCGCTGTGCGTGGGTCTGCCCGGCGCGTTGGTGGTCGCCGCCTTCGCCGGCGAGCGGCCCGAGCGACGCGGGCCGGCCGCAGCCTCACTGTTGCTGGTGTCCGCCGTCGCGGTCTCCGTCGCCTTCGATGCACCCTTCGCACCCTGGCCAATTTTTCAGGCCTCGCCGCTGCTCGTCGTTCCCTACGGGGTGATGGCACTGTGGACCGCCGCCGCCGCCGCCGGTCTGATCCGCCTTTTCCTGCACGACCTCGACCGCCGGGATCTGCCCGGCCCGCTCGCCCGCCTCGACCTCACGCCCGCGCGCCGCCGCAAGGCCGCGGTCGCTTACACGGCGGCAATGGTGCTTTCGTTCGGCGCCGCAGCCGGTCGCCACCTACGGCAGGTCGCCCTCTGTGACTCCACGCCGTTCGACCAGTTTGCGAGCAACGTGCTCGAGGAGCTCGAAGGGTCCGAACGGGTCGTGTTGGCATCGCCGCTCGAGCCGTTACTCACCGTGCGCGCCCGCAGCGAACGGCCGGACCTGCGATTCCTCAACGTCCAACTGGGCCGCCATCCAGTGTACCTGCGCTATGTGGCGGACATCTTCGCCGACGACCCCCGCGCTCGCGGACTCGCACCCGCCGGTCTCGACGCGCTCCTCGCGGACTGGTTCGTTCGGGACCCCTCGGTCACCGGCCGCGTCGTCACACTGGATCTGCCCGAACTCTGGCGCCTCGGCGGATGGACCGCGCTGCCCGCTCGCCTGTCCTACCGCGGCGTCGCCGCACTGGATGCGTCCACACTCGCCGCGCGATGGGCCGGCTTCCCAGCATGGACCTCACAGTTGGCCGCCGCCTTCGCACGGCTGGACCGGCTGCCCCGCGCGTTCGAACCCTACGCGGTTTGGTTGCGGCGCCATTCGAGCCGGCTGCTGAACGACTTCGGATTCATGCTCGAAGAGATCGGCCGCTCCGCCGAAGCGTTGACCGCGTTCGACGCCGCTGCCGCCCTCGATGCGGAGCAGTTCAGCGCCCGGCACAACCGGGCCAGATTGGCCCGCGATCTGGGACACCCGTCGGCGGAAAGGGCCCAACAGGATCTCGAGCGTTGGCTCGCACAACGCCCCGCCTTTGATCGGGTCGCGGCCGCGCGGTGGAACGGCCTCATCCGCGATCCGAACCTTCAATACCGCAGAAGCGCTTTGGCGGCTCGCTCCGGCCTGCTCGACTTCGCGCTGTCGGATCTCATTGACCTGCGCCACGAGTCAGATGCCCCTGCCGTTCAGCTTGCGATGGCCGCGGTCCTCGAGGGCCGCGGCAACGTGGCGCAGAGCCGCGCATTGTTCCAACAGCTGGCCGAGCAACACCCGGATCGCATCGAGCTGCAGCTCGCCGCCGGGCTTGCCGCGCTCAACGCCGGCGACGTGACATCCGCGGTCGCAGTGGCGCATTCGTTGCGCAACCGGCAACCACCAACACTGCCGGTCTACGAGGCGCTCCTCGCTGCGATGACGGGCGATGTCGCGACCGCCCGCGGCATTCTCACCCGCCGCCTCGCCGATTCACCGGACGACCGCGCCGCGCACATCGCAAACGGCTTCGTCGCGGCAAAAGCCGGCGACATCGCCGCCCTCCGCCGAACCGTTGACAGTCTTCGATCAAGAAATCTGCGCATCCCGTGGCTGGAAACGGTTCTCGCGGACGCACTCGCGGGGGAAGGCCGTACCGCGGAAGCCCGGGAAATCATCGAGCAGGTCGTCGCGCGTCATCCCGCCTTCGGGCCCGCCTGGGATGTGCTGCTCGCCCTCGATGTCGCCGAACGGCGTTCAGACCGCGCGCGGGAGCACGCGGCCCGACTTCTCCGCCTCCGGCCGGGCCATCCCCGCGCCAACCACATCTGGGCAAGCCTGCTGATCGCGGAAGGCCGATGGGAAGACGCCGCGGCAGCGCTCGAGGTCGCCCGGCGCAGCGCGCCCGACGACGCCGCGATCCTCAACGATCTGGCATGGTGCCGCCTCCACCTCGGCGACACCGGCAGGGCGCTGGATCTTGCCACGCGCGCGGTGGCGCTCGAACCAAACTCAGCAGTCCACCTCGACACGCTGGCCCGCGCACTGCTCGCGGCGGGACAGACCAACCGAGCCGCGGAGGTGGTGCACCGTGCGCTGAGGATTGCGCCGGACGACGCCGAGCTGCGGGCGCTGGCGACCCAATTGCGCACCGTCGAAAGTCCGCGCTGA
- a CDS encoding acetylserotonin O-methyltransferase, with protein MTTTHRPTNARALDGTDEGLTRLMNLATGYWASAALVAAVELGVFEAIAAGARTTADIADRCGCSRPHLEDLLRALAALSVVHTTPLGWQPAQELQVYLNPDSPRSLLPALAINRDLFPLWARLAHAVRTGRPPSEPGRHLGGDTDQTRRFVLAMHSRAMALADQLLPLADPGPVETLLDVGAGPGTLSRLLAERDPRLRITLSDLPPVLEIARELHAASPAASRLCFLPADYRQHREWGGPYEAILFCGTLHQESPESAADLFDRLRVHLEPNGRLIIVDLMSSGDRADPMAALFSLNMRLTSPQGRVWSVQEIAGLLERLGWNIRERRCATALPYWRIEAALPAARSTAL; from the coding sequence GTGACGACGACCCACCGCCCCACCAACGCCCGTGCCCTCGACGGAACCGACGAGGGCCTCACCCGTCTGATGAACCTCGCCACCGGTTACTGGGCGTCTGCCGCGTTGGTCGCCGCAGTCGAGCTGGGCGTTTTCGAGGCGATCGCCGCCGGCGCCCGAACCACCGCCGATATCGCCGACCGATGCGGGTGCAGCCGGCCGCACCTGGAAGACTTGCTCCGCGCCCTGGCGGCGCTGAGCGTCGTCCACACCACACCGCTCGGATGGCAACCGGCTCAGGAACTCCAGGTCTATCTGAACCCGGACTCGCCGCGTTCGCTCCTGCCTGCGCTCGCAATCAATCGCGATTTGTTTCCGCTGTGGGCCCGGCTCGCGCACGCAGTCCGCACCGGCCGCCCCCCCTCGGAGCCGGGACGTCATCTGGGTGGCGACACGGACCAGACCCGCCGCTTCGTGCTGGCGATGCATAGCCGCGCCATGGCGCTCGCCGACCAGCTGCTGCCGCTGGCCGACCCCGGGCCCGTCGAAACCCTCCTGGATGTCGGCGCCGGCCCCGGTACGCTGAGCCGTCTGCTCGCCGAACGCGATCCCCGCCTCCGGATCACCCTCAGCGACCTTCCGCCCGTCCTCGAAATCGCCCGCGAACTCCATGCCGCCTCCCCCGCCGCGAGCCGCCTCTGCTTTCTTCCCGCCGACTACCGGCAGCATCGCGAGTGGGGGGGGCCCTATGAGGCGATTCTCTTCTGCGGCACGCTGCATCAGGAGTCGCCAGAGAGTGCCGCCGATCTGTTCGACCGTCTCCGCGTTCATCTCGAACCCAACGGCCGGCTGATCATCGTGGACCTCATGAGCAGCGGAGACCGTGCTGATCCGATGGCGGCACTCTTTTCGCTGAACATGCGGCTCACCAGCCCGCAGGGACGGGTGTGGAGCGTGCAGGAAATCGCCGGATTGCTTGAACGTCTGGGATGGAACATCCGAGAACGGCGTTGCGCGACCGCCCTCCCCTACTGGCGCATCGAAGCGGCTCTCCCTGCAGCGCGGAGCACGGCCCTCTGA
- a CDS encoding Mut7-C RNAse domain-containing protein, translating to MPSPCHAAPPHPTISSPPAFVIDHMLIRLGRWLRLCGYDAVWNPALRTRDLIRLANAEQRVFVTCNSHIRDNFPAPTQWVRLTASTPLPQFRELVSRLRLDPSAQAFSRCAVCNHPLVPADPSPAMEARLPPRVRERHPSLWRCESCDRLYWRGSHVERTARLLGLDPREPNGAPQPP from the coding sequence ATGCCGTCGCCTTGCCACGCTGCGCCACCGCATCCGACCATATCCTCTCCACCCGCATTTGTGATCGACCACATGCTAATCCGGCTCGGCCGCTGGCTGCGTCTGTGCGGCTATGATGCCGTGTGGAACCCCGCACTCCGCACGCGGGACCTGATCCGACTGGCAAACGCCGAGCAGCGAGTGTTCGTAACCTGCAACAGCCACATCCGCGATAACTTTCCAGCCCCCACCCAGTGGGTCCGCCTGACCGCCTCAACGCCGCTCCCGCAGTTCCGCGAGCTCGTCAGCCGGCTGCGGCTGGATCCTTCGGCGCAGGCGTTCAGTCGTTGCGCAGTCTGCAACCACCCGCTCGTACCCGCCGATCCATCCCCTGCGATGGAAGCGCGGCTACCGCCCCGAGTGCGCGAACGTCACCCCTCTCTGTGGCGGTGCGAGAGCTGCGATCGCCTCTACTGGCGCGGATCCCATGTCGAGCGAACCGCCCGCCTCCTAGGTCTTGATCCGCGAGAACCCAACGGGGCGCCCCAGCCCCCCTGA